The following are from one region of the Cyclopterus lumpus isolate fCycLum1 chromosome 21, fCycLum1.pri, whole genome shotgun sequence genome:
- the tbr1b gene encoding T-box brain protein 1b — protein sequence MQVENCISPASDLSKKFMNVGSGFSSSDGSELSLQDHPIISASDNLERSSPLKKNSREMTNQSEADNFPDSKDASGDVQRGKLSPGLHGVSDIRHNFDGSAGERCIFSPSTQPQSVSAAPSAMFPYPTQHGPAHPAFSIGSPSRYMAHHPVITNGAYNSLLTNTSPQGYPAAGYPYAQQYGHTYQGGAFYQFSTAQAGLVPGKAQVYLCNRALWLKFHRHQTEMIITKQGRRMFPFLSFNISGLDPTAHYNIFVDVILADPNHWRFQGGKWVPCGKADTNVTGNRVYMHPDSPNTGAHWMRQEISFGKLKLTNNKGASNNTGQMVVLQSLHKYQPRLHVVEVNEDGTEDTSQPGRVQTFTFTETQFIAVTAYQNTDITQLKIDHNPFAKGFRDNYDTVYTGCDIDRLTPSPGDSPRSQIVPGARYAMPSSFLQDQFVSTYAKSRFHPGVGTGPGTERSVPLGHSLLSPQQTDEPTVATPPQRWFVTPANNRLDFAASAYDAADFAGNAATLLSYAAAGVKALPLPTAGCSNRALGYYADPSGWGGRTPPQYCGVNNKSSSVFSCWPANSIGGRAGTNYLAEEGDITTERSPIGGSDETKPKDMTSESSWIETPSSIKSIDSSDSGIFEQAKRRRISPSATPVSETVSPLKSELLGPRECEKNGIKDIGYYSFYPHS from the exons ATGCAGGTCGAGAATTGCATCTCGCCAGCGAGTGATCTCTCCAAGAAATTTATGAATGTGGGCAGTGGCTTTTCGAGCTCCGATGGATCAGAGCTTTCGTTGCAGGACCATCCTATTATATCTGCAAGTGACAACCTGGAGAGAAGTTCACCTCTGAAAAAAAACTCTAGGGAGATGACGAATCAGTCAGAGGCAGACAATTTCCCTGACTCCAAGGACGCATCGGGGGACGTCCAGAGGGGCAAACTCTCTCCTGGTCTTCACGGAGTCTCTGACATCCGTCATAATTTCGATGGATCTGCAGGAGAAAGGTGTATCTTTTCTCCATCTACCCAGCCACAGTCAGTCTCCGCAGCTCCCAGTGCCATGTTCCCTTACCCGACCCAGCATGGACCAGCGCACCCGGCTTTTTCTATTGGAAGTCCCAGCCGTTATATGGCCCATCACCCGGTCATAACTAACGGAGCTTACAACAGCCTTCTGACCAACACTTCTCCTCAAGGCTACCCGGCAGCGGGCTACCCTTACGCGCAACAGTATGGACACACTTACCAAGGAGGGGCTTTTTACCAGTTCTCCACGGCGCAAGCAGGACTGGTTCCGGGGAAAGCGCAGGTGTATCTGTGCAACAGGGCCCTGTGGCTGAAGTTCCACAGGCACCAAACGGAGATGATCATCACAAAGCAAGGACG ACGAATGTTCCCATTTTTAAGCTTCAACATTTCTGGCCTTGATCCAACCGCTCACTACAATATATTTGTGGATGTAATACTTGCTGATCCAAATCACTGGCGATTTCAAGGAGGCAAGTGGGTGCCGTGTGGAAAAGCAGACACAAATGTAACAG gaaatagGGTTTATATGCACCCGGACTCACCAAATACCGGAGCACACTGGATGCGTCAAGAAATATCATTTGGAAAGCTAAAGCTTACAAACAACAAAGGTGCCTCCAACAACACAGGGCAG ATGGTGGTTCTCCAGTCTCTCCACAAGTACCAGCCCAGGCTCCATGTGGTGGAAGTGAACGAGGATGGGACAGAGGACACCAGCCAACCAGGAAGAGTCCAGACTTTCACGTTCACAGAAACGCAATTCATCGCCGTCACAGCTTACCAGAATACCGAT ATTACACAACTAAAAATCGACCACAATCCGTTTGCTAAAGGATTCCGGGACAACTACGACAc TGTCTACACAGGCTGCGACATTGACCGCCTAACTCCATCACCGGGTGACTCTCCGCGTTCACAGATCGTGCCCGGTGCGAGATATGCCATGCCTAGCTCTTTCCTGCAGGACCAATTTGTCAGCACTTATGCCAAATCTCGCTTTCACCCTGGCGTGGGGACTGGTCCTGGCACGGAGCGCAGCGTCCCACTCGGCCACAGCTTGCTGTCCCCGCAGCAAACCGACGAGCCCACTGTTGCCACCCCCCCGCAGCGATGGTTTGTCACCCCTGCCAACAACCGACTGGACTTTGCTGCCTCGGCATACGACGCCGCTGATTTTGCCGGTAACGCGGCCACCTTGCTGTCCTACGCAGCGGCCGGAGTGAAGGCTCTTCCCCTGCCGACTGCAGGCTGCTCCAACCGGGCTCTTGGCTATTACGCAGACCCGTCAGGCTGGGGAGGACGCACGCCGCCGCAGTACTGTGGCGTAAACAACAAATCCAGCTCGGTCTTTTCTTGCTGGCCCGCTAACTCTATCGGGGGCCGAGCAGGTACCAACTACCTGGCCGAGGAAGGAGACATCACCACTGAGAGGTCGCCGATCGGCGGCTCGGACGAGACCAAACCTAAAGACATGACATCCGAGTCGAGCTGGATAGAGACGCCGTCCTCCATTAAGTCCATTGATTCGAGCGATTCTGGTATCTTTGAACAGGCCAAACGGAGAAGAATCTCACCTTCTGCCACACCGGTTTCAGAGACAGTGTCCCCGTTAAAATCTGAGCTGCTGGGACCGAGAGAGTGTGAGAAAAACGGCATAAAGGACATTGGTTATTACAGTTTCTACCCTCACAGttaa